The following proteins come from a genomic window of Rutidosis leptorrhynchoides isolate AG116_Rl617_1_P2 chromosome 10, CSIRO_AGI_Rlap_v1, whole genome shotgun sequence:
- the LOC139873066 gene encoding mitochondrial uncoupling protein 3, whose translation MTTGAQHPDPTHFNPINKIALASLSAMVAETTTFPIDITKTRLQLQSPDRPSSAFQIVTGIVRKQGFTGLYKGLSPAVIRHIFYTPIRTVGYEQLRHAVVTNHDANPSLSLPIKAIIGGVSGVIAQVVASPADLVKVRMQADGHMVNQGIEPRYTGPFDALRKIIRAEGFNGLWRGVLPNVQRAFLVNMGELACYDHAKHFVIHNQIANDNIYAHTLASMMSGLSATIISCPADVVKTRMMNQRVDEHGKFKYKNSYDCLVKTVRFEGLRALWKGFVPTWARLGPWQFVFWVSYEKLRLFAGLSSF comes from the exons ATGACTACAGGTGCGCAACACCCCGATCCCACCCATTTCAACCCGATAAACAAGATCGCACTAGCATCACTATCTGCCATGGTAGCAGAGACCACAACTTTCCCCATTGACATAACCAAAACCAGGCTTCAATTACAATCACCCGATCGCCCATCATCGGCGTTTCAAATCGTTACCGGCATCGTTCGCAAACAAGGGTTTACAGGTCTATACAAAGGCTTATCACCTGCTGTTATCAGACACATTTTCTACACACCTATTCGAACAGTTGGTTATGAACAATTGCGTCATGCTGTCGTCACTAATCATGATGCTAATCCTTCTCTTTCGTTACCAATTAAGGCAATCATTGGTGGTGTTTCTGGTGTTATTGCTCAG GTAGTGGCTAGCCCTGCCGATCTCGTTAAAGTCAGGATGCAAGCCGATGGTCATATGGTTAACCAAGGTATCGAACCAAGGTACACAGGCCCGTTTGATGCTTTGCGCAAGATCATTCGTGCCGAAGGCTTTAATGGACTTTGGAGGGGTGTTTTACCTAATGTTCAACGAGCTTTTTTAGTAAACATGGGAGAGTTAGCTTGTTATGATCACGCAAAACATTTCGTTATTCATAATCAAATCGCGAATGATAACATTTATGCACATACTTTAGCCTCTATGATGTCGGGACTTTCGGCTACTATAATAAGTTGCCCTGCTGATGTCGTCAAAACAAGAATGATGAATCAGCGGGTCGATGAACATGGTAAGTTTAAGTATAAAAACTCGTACGATTGTCTTGTTAAAACGGTTCGATTTGAAGGGTTGAGAGCATTGTGGAAAGGGTTCGTTCCTACATGGGCTAGGCTCGGCCCGTGGCAATTTGTGTTTTGGGTGTCATACGAAAAGTTGCGATTATTTGCGGGGCTTTCTTCTTTTTGA
- the LOC139870642 gene encoding uncharacterized protein has protein sequence MCRLFPMVLQGSAGEWFHSLQAHSILGFIDLRDKFLLQFQNLLPQKKTHIECHDIKQGSKETLSALLTRYIYECQKISSLNEDQKISGFLHAINPQRHPTLLRCLCRDVPPTFAKVQQETYDYLRGGEDSTISPACGWGKDKSWRDDNDSFRDGNSDNYRGSGYIRRNGDGGYLRNDRHQGRNDNHGYSRRDRYSSRKWNNESFNIIQMLTKTPKEILLQERVARSFPDPQLLAENSRRDKSKFCIFHDDYGHDTNRCRDLVELIAEAYEQGKLDHLIAQGTASTTNVIILPTESNAPQVPNAADRKALAVKNLAVKMVSKKENLSGIQVINVVEVHGKMSVFQISEQNASWQCPSITFPPVSLSADLDKPVVVSCRIANTGTVIMKVHVDTGSSVDVMYEQCFSKLPVNIQVLMKPTAVWLAGFSGESTWLIGQLELQVELVDDCDESLRRQALLNLYVMRNQSRFNMILGHTALYMFGAIPSTLHGMVKFSACKGIGTLTSAVVESLCVMIMARESVGVEGHAVLTE, from the coding sequence ATGTGTAGATTATTTCCTATGGTTTTACAAGGGTCAGCAGGGGAATGGTTCCATAGCTTGCAAGCCCACAGTATTCTCGGTTTTATTGATCTTCGAGATAAATTTTTGTTGCAGTTTCAAAATCTTTTACCGCAGAAGAAGACGCATATTGAATGTCATGACATCAAGCAAGGCAGTAAGGAAACTTTAAGCGCATTGCTTACGCGGTACATTTATGAATGCCAAAAGATATCAAGTTTGAATGAAGACCAAAAAATCTCTGGGTTTTTGCATGCCATTAATCCGCAACGACATCCAACGCTTTTGCGGTGTCTGTGTAGAGATGTTCCGCCAACTTTCGCTAAGGTGCAACAAGAAACGTATGATTATCTCAGAGGTGGAGAGGATAGTACTATAAGCCCTGCATGTGGGTGGGGAAAggataaaagttggcgagatgataaTGATTCTTTTCGTGATGGAAATAGCGATAATTATCGCGGTTCAGGATATATAAGGCGAAATGGCGACGGTGGCTACCTGCGTAATGATAGACATCAAGGTCGAAATGATAATCATGGATATAGTCGTCGAGATCGCTATTCTTCGCGAAAATGGAATAATGAGTCTTTCAATATCATCCAGATGTTAACAAAAACACCTAAAGAAATTCTTTTACAAGAAAGGGTTGCGAGATCTTTTCCTGATCCTCAACTTTTAGCGGAGAACAGCAGACGAGACAAATCCAAGTTTTGTATttttcatgatgattatggtcatgatacTAACCGCTGTAGGGATTTGGTAGAATTGATTGCGGAGGCATATGAGCAAGGAAAACTAGATCATTTAATAGCACAAGGTACTGCAAGTACTACGAATGTGATTATCTTGCCTACAGAGTCCAATGCTCCGCAAGTGCCAAATGCTGCTGATAGAAAAGCTCTCGCGGTGAAGAATCTTGCGGTAAAAATGGTAAGTAAGAAGGAAAATTTGAGCGGGATTCAGGTCATTAATGTGGTAGAGGTGCATGGCAAAATGTCAGTGTTCCAAATATCTGAACAAAATGCGAGCTGGCAATGTCCCTCTATTACTTTTCCTCCTGTAAGCTTGAGCGCGGATCTTGATAAGCCAGTGGTGGTTTCATGCCGCATTGCGAATACTGGCACTGTGATTATGAAGgtgcatgttgacactggtagcagtgtagatgTAATGTATGAGCAATGTTTTAGCAAGTTGCCTGTGAACATTCAagttttgatgaaacctactgcggtttggCTTGCTGGTTTTTCAGGGGAATCAACTTGGCTTATTGGTCAGTTGGAATTGCAAGTTGAATTAGTAGATGACTGCGATGAAtcgctaaggcgccaagctttGTTGAACCTTTATGTCATGCGAAATCAGTCGCGGTTTAACATGATTCTTGGGCACACTGCTTTGTACATGTTTGGCGCAATACCATCCACGCTGCATGGAATGGTGAAGTTTTCTGCTTGTAAGGGTATTGGCACGCTGACTTCGGCGGTAGTTGAGTCACTTTGCGTGATGATTATGGCGCGAGAAAGTGTGGGTGTTGAGGGGCATGCAGTGCTCACTGAATAA